One part of the Parabacteroides distasonis ATCC 8503 genome encodes these proteins:
- a CDS encoding DUF4255 domain-containing protein, whose translation MIHVLINTLAEKMNEFLSSYYERAEIIVEAGSIDATPNEDQSDKIILSIVNIERETAMGISAPYRNTKNNTFQQTSPPWYLNIYIMVAAVFSSKRYLESIQILLDSISFLQQNSILKLPDQGTITLETITISMQELSNIWSILGGHYYPSILCKARIISFAGTEIKDIKQRISSQKIN comes from the coding sequence ATGATACACGTATTAATAAACACACTCGCAGAGAAAATGAACGAATTTCTTTCCAGCTATTATGAACGGGCAGAAATTATAGTGGAAGCCGGAAGTATTGATGCGACTCCAAATGAGGATCAATCGGATAAAATCATACTTTCTATCGTGAATATAGAGCGAGAGACAGCAATGGGAATCTCTGCCCCCTATAGGAACACAAAAAATAACACATTCCAACAAACATCTCCACCATGGTACTTGAATATATATATTATGGTTGCCGCTGTTTTTTCATCTAAAAGATACTTAGAATCTATACAAATATTATTGGATTCAATCTCCTTCTTACAACAAAATTCCATTCTTAAATTACCAGACCAAGGTACCATAACGCTCGAGACCATAACAATTAGTATGCAAGAACTCAGTAATATATGGAGTATATTAGGAGGGCATTATTATCCATCAATCCTATGTAAAGCACGAATCATATCTTTTGCCGGAACAGAAATCAAGGATATAAAACAACGAATATCAAGTCAAAAAATAAATTAG
- a CDS encoding sensor histidine kinase: MSSIYDSRQRWKLGFIFAAVLIAMASVVVSDLLIKDLAREERQKIEVWSEATRVMTSENPSLNMNLILKIIQGNTSIPVILCSETDSVVSYNNIEIPEKNVAQFMTNKVKELRTKNPPIVIDMEDGTYQYLYYDDSIILKRLLVYPYAQLSVVFVFILIAFLALASTKKAEQNKVWVGLSKETAHQLGTPISSLIAWVEYLRTKDIDPSLLTEMDKDVKRLQTIAERFSKIGSDPDPVPTNIVESIRAALGYMETRISSKVKINTCLPERPILVLMNDSLFAWVIENLTKNAVDAMEGQGEISLKVEEREKVVLIDLADTGKGIPKSKFKTVFNPGYTTKKRGWGLGLSLVKRIIESFQGGKIFVKSSELGKGTTFRIKLKKYKG; the protein is encoded by the coding sequence ATGAGCAGCATATATGATTCTCGTCAAAGATGGAAATTAGGCTTTATTTTTGCCGCTGTATTGATCGCTATGGCTTCTGTGGTAGTCTCGGATCTCTTGATTAAAGATCTGGCCCGAGAAGAGCGTCAGAAGATCGAGGTTTGGAGTGAGGCAACCCGGGTCATGACCAGTGAGAATCCAAGCCTTAATATGAATCTTATCCTAAAAATCATCCAAGGGAATACTTCTATTCCTGTTATATTATGCAGCGAGACGGATAGCGTGGTTTCTTACAATAATATAGAGATTCCGGAAAAGAATGTAGCGCAGTTCATGACGAATAAGGTTAAGGAACTGAGAACCAAAAATCCTCCGATCGTAATTGACATGGAGGATGGTACTTACCAATATTTATATTACGATGATTCGATTATCTTAAAGCGACTGCTTGTTTATCCCTATGCGCAATTATCAGTTGTATTTGTTTTTATATTAATCGCTTTTTTAGCCTTGGCTAGTACAAAGAAGGCAGAACAGAATAAAGTGTGGGTGGGGTTATCGAAAGAGACGGCTCACCAATTAGGAACGCCTATATCCTCGCTAATCGCTTGGGTTGAATATTTGCGAACGAAAGATATAGATCCTTCTCTATTGACAGAGATGGATAAGGATGTGAAACGCTTACAAACGATAGCGGAGCGTTTCTCTAAAATCGGTTCAGATCCAGATCCGGTTCCGACAAATATCGTGGAATCCATCCGTGCGGCTTTGGGATATATGGAGACCCGTATTTCCTCGAAGGTGAAAATTAATACGTGTTTGCCGGAGCGGCCGATATTGGTCTTAATGAATGATTCCCTGTTCGCTTGGGTAATCGAGAACCTGACGAAAAATGCGGTGGACGCCATGGAGGGGCAGGGTGAGATTTCGCTAAAAGTAGAGGAAAGAGAGAAGGTCGTGCTGATCGATTTGGCAGATACCGGAAAAGGTATCCCAAAATCAAAATTCAAGACGGTTTTCAATCCGGGGTATACGACCAAGAAACGTGGCTGGGGATTAGGCTTGTCCTTGGTAAAGCGCATTATCGAGTCCTTCCAAGGAGGAAAGATTTTCGTGAAGAGTTCGGAGCTAGGGAAAGGGACGACTTTTCGTATAAAATTGAAGAAATATAAGGGTTAA
- a CDS encoding beta-ketoacyl-ACP synthase III, with the protein MDKINAVITGVGGYVPEDVLTNEDISKMVDTTDEWIMTRVGIKERRILKGEGVGLSYMGIRAVKQLLEKTNLNPEEVEVVLTATTTPDHHFPTTSSIIAYHTGCKNAMTFDMQGACAGFLYALETGANYIRSGRYKKVVVVSGDKMTSITDYQDRSTCPLFGDACGAVLLEPTTEEFGVLDTILRTDGVGYPHLIMKSGGSAYPPSHETVDNREHFVYQDGRVVFKYAVSYMADVAAEIAEKNGLTHDDIAWIVPHQANLRIIDATAKRLGVDMDKVMINIQKYGNTSAGTIPICLWEWENQLKKGDNLILAAFGAGFTWGAVYLKWGYDGKKA; encoded by the coding sequence ATGGATAAGATAAATGCGGTTATCACAGGAGTGGGTGGATACGTTCCTGAAGATGTATTGACGAATGAGGATATTTCCAAGATGGTCGATACGACGGATGAGTGGATCATGACTCGTGTGGGTATTAAGGAGCGCAGGATATTGAAAGGGGAGGGCGTAGGACTCTCTTACATGGGTATACGGGCCGTGAAGCAATTGCTCGAGAAAACGAACCTGAATCCGGAAGAAGTAGAGGTTGTCTTGACCGCTACGACTACCCCGGATCATCATTTCCCGACAACTTCTTCTATCATCGCTTATCATACAGGTTGTAAGAATGCGATGACTTTTGATATGCAAGGTGCGTGCGCAGGCTTCTTGTATGCTTTGGAGACGGGCGCTAATTATATTCGCTCGGGGCGTTATAAGAAGGTGGTTGTCGTATCGGGTGATAAGATGACATCTATTACAGATTATCAAGATCGTTCTACTTGTCCTTTGTTCGGGGATGCTTGCGGAGCGGTCTTGCTGGAGCCAACTACCGAGGAGTTCGGTGTCTTGGATACTATTTTACGGACAGACGGCGTAGGCTATCCGCATCTGATCATGAAATCGGGCGGCTCGGCTTATCCTCCTTCTCACGAGACGGTGGATAACCGTGAGCATTTCGTTTATCAAGATGGACGTGTGGTGTTCAAGTACGCGGTTTCTTATATGGCGGACGTGGCCGCTGAGATTGCGGAGAAGAATGGCTTGACGCATGATGATATCGCGTGGATCGTTCCTCATCAAGCGAACTTGCGGATTATCGACGCTACGGCGAAACGCTTGGGCGTAGATATGGATAAGGTGATGATCAATATCCAGAAATACGGCAACACAAGCGCCGGTACGATTCCTATTTGTCTATGGGAATGGGAGAATCAATTGAAAAAAGGAGATAACCTGATCCTCGCCGCTTTTGGAGCGGGCTTTACGTGGGGAGCGGTTTATCTGAAATGGGGGTATGATGGAAAAAAAGCATAA
- a CDS encoding phage tail protein has product MAGEAQDNVWPLPSFYFKVELGSLGEIAFKEVSGLDMEAQVIEYRHGNSPVFSNIKMPGLKKTSNVSLKKGVFKADNKLFDWFNKIKMNTIQREDVTISLLDEAGSPTMVWKLSNAWPTKVTGVSLKSDGNEAAIETLDLAHEGLTIENA; this is encoded by the coding sequence ATGGCAGGAGAAGCACAAGATAATGTATGGCCGTTACCCAGTTTTTATTTTAAGGTAGAATTAGGTAGCCTCGGGGAAATCGCTTTTAAAGAGGTATCTGGTCTGGATATGGAAGCCCAAGTAATTGAGTACCGACATGGTAATAGCCCGGTTTTCTCAAATATCAAGATGCCGGGACTGAAGAAGACGAGCAATGTCAGTCTAAAGAAAGGGGTTTTCAAAGCGGATAACAAATTATTCGATTGGTTTAACAAGATAAAAATGAACACAATACAGCGAGAAGATGTAACAATCAGCTTACTGGATGAAGCAGGAAGCCCTACGATGGTTTGGAAATTATCGAACGCATGGCCGACTAAGGTTACCGGTGTCAGCTTAAAATCCGATGGAAACGAGGCTGCCATCGAAACCTTAGATTTAGCGCATGAAGGATTGACCATAGAAAACGCTTAA
- a CDS encoding DUF2442 domain-containing protein, with protein sequence MTEDIDLICVTGVEYVKGYTMRLEFSNGKVKLVNFLPLLKGKLFEPLKDLRNFVQFGLTHWALEWYNGADFAPDYLYRNGVEA encoded by the coding sequence ATGACTGAAGATATAGATTTAATATGCGTCACTGGCGTGGAATATGTAAAGGGCTATACCATGCGATTGGAATTTAGCAACGGTAAGGTGAAATTAGTGAACTTCCTCCCTTTACTGAAAGGGAAACTTTTCGAGCCATTGAAAGACCTCCGGAATTTCGTCCAGTTCGGGCTCACACACTGGGCGCTCGAATGGTACAATGGGGCAGATTTCGCTCCGGATTACTTGTACAGGAATGGGGTGGAGGCTTAA
- a CDS encoding leucine-rich repeat domain-containing protein, with translation MKKALLLLMGFCLCLTIRAQVVTYVEMKESGSLLNLLTDAEIERTEKIVISGNGLEEKDFAVLKAMLIRHALREVDIENTSTRAITERAFEGCSNLSAIKLPKYLVNTGWYAFEDCSGLMDIELPVSVETIANSFRGCSSLTSITLGRRVKSLDSQSFYLCSNLREVHCKGSIPPSCKQDSFKGLYETCTLYVPEGCKRDYTFADGWLNFGNIREEYVEPALSLRVNLEGGTFAWQLYPLYDGNGGIIVNHFYPGQDYLIDVEKGETIVFHIAEENTYFSNWKIDTILLNGEDITSQVTENDLLYLNIDRDSKLEIVMKDLSVTSNDVIENPQDIKISTLDNKVLIQNITTGERVNVYNVLGVLVHSVVVEAMDYEVQLPKGEIYLIQIGKKTVKLKL, from the coding sequence ATGAAAAAGGCTTTACTGCTATTGATGGGGTTCTGTTTGTGTTTAACAATACGAGCCCAAGTTGTAACCTATGTGGAAATGAAGGAAAGTGGCTCATTATTAAACTTGCTTACAGATGCCGAAATTGAGCGAACTGAGAAAATCGTTATTAGCGGGAATGGTTTAGAGGAAAAAGATTTCGCTGTATTGAAAGCTATGCTGATACGGCATGCTTTAAGGGAAGTGGATATTGAGAATACAAGTACCCGTGCTATTACGGAAAGAGCTTTTGAGGGATGTTCAAATTTAAGTGCGATAAAACTGCCTAAATATTTGGTGAATACAGGTTGGTATGCTTTTGAGGATTGCTCTGGGCTTATGGATATAGAGCTTCCTGTATCGGTAGAGACAATCGCTAATTCTTTTAGAGGGTGCTCTTCTTTAACCTCGATTACATTGGGTCGTCGTGTTAAGTCTTTAGACTCGCAATCCTTTTATCTATGTAGTAATTTGAGGGAAGTGCATTGTAAGGGATCTATTCCTCCAAGTTGCAAACAAGATTCTTTTAAGGGACTCTATGAGACCTGTACCCTTTATGTCCCGGAGGGATGCAAGAGGGATTATACCTTTGCGGATGGATGGCTTAACTTCGGGAACATCCGCGAGGAATATGTGGAGCCTGCGCTTTCTTTGCGAGTTAACTTGGAAGGGGGAACATTCGCTTGGCAGCTTTACCCTCTTTATGACGGAAATGGAGGAATCATTGTAAATCATTTTTATCCGGGACAAGATTATCTCATCGATGTTGAGAAGGGTGAGACCATCGTATTTCATATCGCTGAAGAAAATACATATTTTTCGAACTGGAAGATAGATACGATCCTTTTGAATGGAGAGGACATAACCTCGCAAGTGACGGAGAATGACCTGCTTTATTTGAATATAGATAGGGATTCTAAGTTGGAGATCGTGATGAAAGACCTGTCCGTAACCTCAAATGATGTGATCGAAAACCCACAGGATATAAAGATCTCGACGTTGGATAATAAGGTTTTGATACAAAATATCACGACCGGAGAGCGAGTGAATGTTTACAATGTCTTAGGTGTCTTGGTGCATTCAGTGGTTGTAGAAGCTATGGATTATGAGGTACAACTACCCAAGGGTGAGATTTATCTTATACAAATCGGAAAGAAAACAGTAAAGTTGAAGCTTTAA
- the rpmF gene encoding 50S ribosomal protein L32, with protein MAHPKRRQGKTRTAKRRTHDKAVAPTMAICPNCGAWHIYHTVCGECGYYRGKLAIEKEAAV; from the coding sequence ATGGCACATCCTAAAAGAAGACAAGGTAAGACAAGAACAGCCAAGAGAAGAACTCATGACAAGGCTGTAGCTCCAACAATGGCAATTTGCCCGAACTGTGGCGCATGGCACATCTATCACACAGTATGTGGTGAGTGCGGTTATTACAGAGGTAAATTAGCGATTGAAAAAGAAGCTGCTGTGTAA
- a CDS encoding YceD family protein has product MGKFKLYNVDLKNLSPGVHEFEYLLENKFFVDIDGTEVQKGKVKVHLTVKRSSMMFEMNFQIEGVVVVPCDRCLDNMEIPIDTHNRLVVKFGKEYAEESDEVVVIPEEEGAINLAWFLYEFIALAVPMKHVHAPGKCNKAMSSKLKKHTARSSDETEDDFEDDMGGDDLALEDDGNASPADPRWDALKGLLENDNN; this is encoded by the coding sequence TTGGGGAAATTTAAATTATATAATGTAGATTTGAAAAATCTCTCTCCGGGAGTACACGAATTCGAGTATCTTTTGGAGAACAAGTTTTTTGTGGACATTGACGGAACCGAGGTCCAGAAGGGCAAAGTGAAGGTTCATCTTACCGTAAAACGGTCGTCAATGATGTTTGAGATGAACTTTCAGATAGAAGGGGTTGTTGTTGTTCCATGCGATAGATGCTTGGACAATATGGAAATTCCTATTGATACCCACAATCGTCTGGTGGTAAAATTCGGCAAGGAATATGCCGAGGAAAGTGATGAGGTTGTCGTGATACCGGAAGAGGAGGGCGCTATTAATTTGGCGTGGTTCCTGTATGAGTTTATCGCTTTGGCGGTTCCCATGAAGCATGTACATGCGCCGGGTAAATGTAATAAGGCAATGTCGTCTAAATTGAAGAAACATACCGCCAGAAGTTCGGATGAGACCGAAGACGATTTTGAGGATGACATGGGAGGTGATGATTTGGCGTTGGAAGATGACGGAAACGCTAGTCCTGCCGATCCTCGTTGGGATGCTCTGAAAGGTTTGCTAGAGAATGATAACAATTAA
- the era gene encoding GTPase Era, producing the protein MEKKHKSGFVNIVGNPNVGKSTLMNRLVGERISIITSKAQTTRHRIMGIVNTDDMQIVYSDTPGVLRPNYKLQESMLNFSQSALGDADVLLYVTDVVETIDKNNEFLARVQSIECPVLLLINKIDQTNQPELEKLVAQWKELLPKAEIIPISALSNFNIDYVKRRVEELMPDSPPYFEKDALTDKPARFFVTEIIREKILLYYQKEIPYAVEVVVELFKEDDELIHIKALIIVERDTQKGIIIGHQGQALKKVGAMARKDIERFFGKKVFLEMFVKVEKDWRNRDNILKNFGYQLD; encoded by the coding sequence ATGGAAAAAAAGCATAAATCGGGTTTTGTCAATATCGTTGGAAACCCAAACGTAGGTAAGTCTACGTTGATGAATCGTTTGGTCGGGGAGCGGATCTCTATTATCACCTCGAAGGCGCAAACGACAAGGCATCGTATTATGGGTATCGTGAATACCGACGATATGCAAATCGTGTATTCTGACACGCCGGGAGTCTTGCGGCCGAATTATAAGTTGCAGGAATCCATGCTTAATTTCTCTCAATCCGCCTTAGGCGACGCCGACGTGCTGTTGTACGTGACGGATGTCGTCGAGACGATTGATAAAAATAATGAGTTCCTAGCACGGGTACAGAGTATAGAGTGTCCGGTTCTCTTGTTGATCAATAAGATCGACCAGACCAATCAGCCGGAGCTGGAGAAGCTCGTGGCCCAGTGGAAGGAATTGCTTCCGAAGGCCGAGATCATCCCGATCTCCGCGCTTTCGAATTTCAATATAGATTACGTGAAGCGTCGGGTGGAGGAGTTGATGCCTGATTCCCCGCCTTATTTCGAGAAAGACGCCTTGACCGATAAACCGGCCCGTTTCTTCGTGACAGAGATCATTCGTGAGAAAATCTTGTTATATTATCAGAAGGAAATACCTTATGCGGTAGAAGTGGTCGTCGAGTTGTTCAAGGAAGATGATGAGCTGATCCATATCAAGGCGCTGATCATCGTGGAGCGTGATACCCAGAAGGGGATCATCATCGGGCATCAAGGGCAAGCATTGAAGAAAGTAGGTGCTATGGCCCGGAAGGATATCGAACGTTTCTTCGGAAAGAAGGTGTTTTTGGAAATGTTTGTCAAAGTGGAAAAAGACTGGCGTAACCGTGACAACATATTGAAGAACTTCGGTTATCAGCTGGACTAA
- a CDS encoding type II toxin-antitoxin system RelE/ParE family toxin, producing the protein MTYTVHTTSKFERDIKRCKKRHLDINLLLETVEILKNTGSLPSQYHPHKLSGKYAGLWECHIQGDWLLIWSQDDTELILLFTDIGTHSDLF; encoded by the coding sequence ATGACTTATACCGTACATACCACTTCCAAATTCGAACGTGACATCAAGCGGTGCAAGAAGCGGCACTTGGATATAAACCTCTTATTAGAGACTGTAGAAATCCTCAAAAATACCGGTTCCCTTCCCTCCCAATACCACCCGCATAAGCTATCCGGGAAATACGCAGGATTGTGGGAATGCCATATCCAAGGAGACTGGCTGCTGATATGGAGCCAAGATGACACGGAGCTAATCTTGCTTTTCACCGATATCGGAACGCATTCCGACCTATTCTAA
- the der gene encoding ribosome biogenesis GTPase Der — MGNIVAIVGRPNVGKSTLFNRLTGTRQAIVNEEAGTTRDRQYGKVEWTGKEFSLIDTGGWVVNSEDVFEEEINKQVKVAIEEADVILFVVDVLNGITDLDMEVAQILRRCKRPVIVVANKADNYDLHPASAEFYSFGLGEPFCISAINGSYTGDLLDKIVATLPEEKVEILEEELPRIAIIGRPNAGKSSLINAFIGEDRHIVTDIAGTTRDSIYTKYNKFGLNFYLVDTAGIRKKGKVNEDLEYYSVIRSIRTIENSDVCVLMLDATRGIESQDMNIFSLVQKNKKGLVVCVNKWDLIEDKSQKVIDSYTTAIRERLAPFTDFPILFISALTKQRILKVLETAKEVYENRSKRVPTAKLNEVMLPIIENYPPPAWKGKYIKIKYITQLPAGSVPSFVFFCNLPQWIKDPYKRFLENKIRENWDFTGTPINIFIREK; from the coding sequence ATGGGAAATATAGTAGCGATAGTGGGGAGACCCAATGTAGGTAAGTCAACCCTTTTCAACCGGTTGACGGGTACCCGTCAGGCGATCGTGAACGAGGAGGCTGGTACTACCCGCGACCGTCAGTACGGCAAGGTGGAGTGGACCGGCAAGGAGTTTTCGCTGATTGACACAGGCGGATGGGTGGTTAACTCGGAGGATGTTTTCGAGGAGGAGATCAACAAGCAGGTAAAAGTGGCTATCGAGGAGGCGGACGTGATCTTGTTCGTCGTCGATGTATTGAATGGCATCACGGATCTGGACATGGAGGTGGCGCAGATCTTGCGTCGTTGCAAGCGGCCGGTGATCGTGGTGGCGAACAAGGCGGATAATTATGATCTGCATCCGGCCTCGGCGGAGTTTTACTCGTTTGGCTTGGGAGAGCCTTTCTGCATCTCGGCCATCAATGGTTCTTATACCGGGGATTTGCTGGATAAGATCGTGGCGACGTTGCCCGAGGAGAAGGTGGAGATACTGGAGGAGGAGTTGCCCCGTATCGCGATTATAGGACGCCCGAACGCGGGAAAATCTTCTCTTATCAATGCTTTTATTGGCGAGGATCGTCATATCGTTACCGATATCGCAGGCACGACCCGTGATTCCATCTACACGAAATATAATAAATTCGGCTTGAACTTCTATTTGGTGGATACGGCGGGTATCCGTAAGAAGGGGAAGGTGAATGAGGACTTGGAGTATTACTCGGTGATCCGTTCGATCCGCACCATCGAGAACTCGGATGTCTGCGTGCTGATGTTGGACGCTACGAGGGGTATCGAGAGCCAGGATATGAATATCTTCTCGCTGGTGCAGAAGAATAAGAAGGGATTGGTGGTTTGTGTGAATAAGTGGGACTTGATCGAAGATAAGAGCCAGAAGGTGATCGACTCGTATACGACCGCTATCCGCGAGCGTCTGGCTCCGTTTACCGACTTCCCGATCTTGTTTATCTCCGCTCTGACGAAACAACGTATCCTGAAGGTGCTGGAGACCGCCAAGGAGGTTTACGAGAATCGCTCCAAGCGTGTCCCTACGGCCAAGCTGAACGAGGTGATGCTTCCGATCATCGAGAATTATCCTCCCCCAGCATGGAAGGGTAAGTATATCAAGATCAAATATATCACCCAGCTCCCGGCGGGCAGCGTGCCTTCTTTCGTGTTCTTCTGTAACTTGCCGCAATGGATCAAGGACCCGTACAAACGTTTCCTTGAGAACAAGATCCGCGAGAACTGGGATTTTACCGGTACGCCGATTAATATATTTATCCGGGAAAAGTAA
- a CDS encoding DUF6261 family protein: protein MSTYTKIKTLPLSLFNNAEYLSFMNHVLDLANGNSGDGDSESPDEISLLTGSDGIPELGLTKEFLETYEADLLAMADVVDESRISQETEQMTLHDTNRDNLAIYIITRISRAGTLPLEAERDAGKYLYKIIKPYNGIARLPMAQETAKIKGLLLDLRKDENKPYVTTLGLDAYLAELEKENNAYDRLSQQRVQNRTISKKESGANLRKRIDVYYDDLTLLAQSYGVAKPSEKATAFIAALNQLIAETTAAYNQRMAASKKPAPAPEPTPEPTPGGDSESPDEI from the coding sequence ATGAGTACTTACACAAAAATCAAGACACTTCCGCTCTCTCTTTTCAACAACGCCGAGTACCTCTCCTTCATGAACCACGTCCTCGACCTAGCCAACGGAAATAGCGGTGACGGCGATTCCGAGTCCCCCGACGAGATCTCCCTGCTGACCGGCAGCGACGGCATCCCCGAGCTGGGCCTCACCAAAGAATTCCTCGAGACCTACGAGGCAGACCTCCTCGCCATGGCCGACGTGGTGGACGAGAGCCGCATCTCGCAGGAGACCGAGCAAATGACCTTGCACGATACCAACCGCGACAACCTCGCCATCTATATCATCACCCGCATCTCACGGGCCGGTACCCTCCCGTTGGAAGCCGAGCGTGACGCGGGCAAGTATCTATACAAGATCATCAAACCCTATAACGGCATCGCCCGCCTCCCCATGGCGCAGGAGACCGCCAAGATAAAGGGCCTCTTGCTGGATTTGCGCAAGGACGAGAACAAGCCGTACGTCACCACGCTCGGCCTCGACGCTTACCTCGCCGAGCTGGAGAAAGAGAATAACGCCTACGACCGCCTGTCGCAGCAACGCGTCCAAAACCGGACCATCTCCAAAAAGGAAAGCGGCGCCAACCTGCGCAAGCGGATCGACGTGTATTATGACGATCTCACCCTGCTGGCTCAGTCCTATGGCGTAGCGAAGCCGTCCGAGAAAGCGACCGCCTTCATCGCCGCCCTCAACCAGCTGATCGCCGAGACCACCGCCGCCTACAACCAGCGCATGGCCGCCTCCAAGAAACCGGCGCCCGCTCCCGAGCCTACACCCGAGCCTACGCCCGGCGGAGACTCCGAGAGCCCGGACGAGATCTAA